The Sedimentisphaera salicampi genome includes a region encoding these proteins:
- a CDS encoding nucleoside hydrolase-like domain-containing protein, producing MKFKTFKLSVAMLFSVLFTVCTSNCFGDVVSVNFGFSSTDVAGAAGAYPYAANNWNNATSGAAGSMTDLIDSSGVSTGISISWSANEVWHRSSSASDDDEKLMKSFLNDTPPGGDRSQSSTDPSTVTVSNLPGGGYDLVIYSDGDETNIEKSTIFNVNDGSGVITKTANDLVQYPDDGYVLDSGLNYRSTNNDSDYGNYLVFENLQGTSVQIEFHGENDISWRGHLNGIQIVSNLGIVPPQNLSAFDISSNKAHLSWESAGAGSAVDGYKVYRDGVNIADVTAAEYVDYCLSPDTQYSYQVSAYNSEDESDLSPSLAVETMSFGDLAGDGAVDTNDLRVLLFNWLESGMCIQGDLNNDSIVNLVDYSELLSHWTYPDITAPSVPQNLSVSDVTSASVSLTWQSSADDTAVAGYYVYRDGAQVSSSGDNVQTDAPLDAQTSYSYQIAAYDEAGNVSDLSDPVDVTTTNETYSVAGVPHKELDFSKEVKTWWSELSYNPDSVNYDPTIPSPEFVLNAGDFDGSIQDAIDALPEEGGTVFVPNGVYTENFGIIARDNVHIVGESKEGVIIRAPAWDPNQSNEYHSDDHHMIKVAGHESAILYPVFDYHSSLNKGDFREEEWNALVNKKRNIAFRNLTFDGHGTVNGAIDFAAVMDILVENCEFKNFTHSVGYHEPAITGHAHIDNIIVRNCTFREAIDTPLQFYMDGVHGCYMINNVFEGKLLFLCNDDFTEDLNENGVTDEYEERESKYVVIYDNEFVKDTWDPMSFTGSNLLFKKNHLPINIVTIATCTTRYSHQAPDLVYEFFNLNFLENDIKSVGTTLVRLNNNSNPAPEEYSDPLMGYINIEDNYVGSNPTDDAYLIVEPPVMESTITVNGNMYGQPWPPVEPDTQAPTAPSGLSVTNVSSSSAALSWSASTDNIAVEGYKVYRDGVYIDSTSSTSYIDSSLNPETAYSYSVSAFDAADNDSNLSNSVNAQTESADTQKPRVVVMTDFGRLTSEGDAWIGDPDDYQSMTRLLLYSNMIDLQGLICVTSTSVKYDLYPDELKTHIDAYGQVKDNLLLHESGFPTAGYLKSIVKSGNVDSSVYGMDAVGSGKSSEGSDWIISLVDSDDPRPLYILAWGGTNTLAQALWDVQANRSQAELNEFLSKIRVYPIAKQDGSYNWLVSNFVQAGDPDKQLFWIDGAAGAWKGISAGPSTIFDVQGGDESLVSHQWIDDNIRNKGALGVPQRYPYHTYIMEGDTPSFMYMLPVGIGDPERPELGGWGGRYSSDGPLHTAEIDTVNGISEIYASVWRWRQAYQNDFSARMDWCVESYNLANHPPEVEVEAALERTVNQGDLVAFDAQNSYDPDSDNLNYQWYRYSEADTYSGSINISNPDTATASFTAPGVSSTETINIILAVTDNGSPNLTRYKQFVITVNP from the coding sequence ATGAAATTTAAGACTTTTAAGCTCTCAGTTGCGATGTTATTCTCAGTGTTGTTTACCGTTTGCACTTCGAATTGCTTCGGTGATGTTGTCAGTGTTAATTTTGGATTCAGCAGTACCGACGTCGCTGGTGCAGCCGGAGCTTACCCGTATGCTGCAAACAACTGGAACAATGCCACTTCGGGCGCAGCCGGTTCAATGACCGATTTGATTGATTCCTCTGGCGTCTCTACTGGAATCAGCATTAGCTGGTCTGCCAATGAAGTCTGGCACAGAAGCTCTTCCGCTTCTGATGACGATGAGAAGCTTATGAAGTCTTTCCTCAATGATACTCCTCCAGGCGGGGATCGCAGTCAAAGTTCAACAGATCCTTCAACAGTTACAGTTTCTAACCTGCCGGGCGGGGGTTATGATCTAGTGATATATTCCGACGGCGACGAAACTAATATTGAAAAATCAACGATTTTCAATGTCAATGACGGCTCTGGCGTTATCACCAAGACCGCCAATGATTTAGTCCAGTATCCAGATGACGGCTATGTGCTTGATTCAGGTTTGAATTATCGTTCTACAAACAATGATTCCGATTACGGCAATTATCTTGTCTTTGAAAACCTTCAAGGCACTTCTGTTCAGATAGAATTTCACGGTGAGAATGATATATCATGGCGAGGTCATTTAAATGGTATTCAGATAGTTTCTAATCTCGGTATCGTCCCGCCTCAGAATTTATCAGCATTTGACATTTCAAGCAATAAGGCCCATTTGAGCTGGGAATCAGCGGGAGCCGGCTCAGCAGTTGATGGCTATAAAGTATATCGCGACGGGGTAAATATAGCGGATGTAACAGCAGCCGAATATGTTGATTATTGTTTGAGCCCTGATACCCAGTACAGCTATCAGGTAAGTGCCTATAATTCAGAGGATGAATCTGATTTAAGCCCTTCATTGGCAGTTGAGACAATGAGTTTTGGTGATTTAGCCGGCGACGGCGCAGTAGATACGAACGACCTTAGGGTTCTTCTCTTTAACTGGCTGGAAAGCGGGATGTGCATTCAGGGTGATCTGAATAACGACAGCATAGTTAATTTGGTTGATTATTCCGAGCTGCTTTCTCATTGGACTTACCCTGATATTACAGCCCCGAGTGTACCCCAAAATCTATCAGTATCGGATGTAACAAGCGCCAGCGTCTCATTGACCTGGCAGAGCTCAGCGGACGATACAGCAGTAGCTGGTTATTATGTATATCGTGATGGGGCACAGGTAAGTTCAAGTGGGGATAACGTCCAAACAGATGCTCCGCTCGATGCCCAAACCTCATACAGCTATCAGATAGCAGCTTATGATGAAGCCGGTAATGTCTCAGATCTCAGTGATCCTGTTGATGTTACCACTACAAACGAAACATACAGTGTAGCTGGTGTACCACATAAGGAGCTTGATTTTTCCAAAGAAGTCAAAACTTGGTGGTCTGAATTAAGCTACAACCCTGATTCAGTAAATTATGACCCGACAATCCCTTCACCTGAGTTTGTTCTTAATGCAGGTGATTTTGATGGAAGTATCCAAGATGCAATTGACGCCCTGCCTGAAGAGGGCGGCACAGTATTTGTTCCAAACGGCGTGTACACTGAGAATTTCGGTATTATAGCGCGGGATAATGTGCATATTGTTGGTGAGAGCAAAGAAGGTGTTATAATTCGTGCCCCTGCATGGGACCCAAATCAGTCGAATGAATACCACAGTGATGATCACCATATGATTAAAGTGGCAGGTCATGAATCTGCAATACTCTACCCTGTATTTGACTATCACTCATCGCTTAACAAGGGTGATTTCAGAGAGGAGGAATGGAATGCACTTGTAAACAAAAAACGCAACATTGCTTTTCGGAATCTGACTTTTGACGGGCATGGAACTGTCAATGGTGCGATTGATTTTGCAGCAGTGATGGATATCTTAGTTGAAAATTGTGAATTCAAAAACTTCACTCATTCTGTTGGTTACCATGAACCGGCTATCACAGGTCATGCCCATATTGATAATATTATCGTACGTAACTGTACTTTCCGTGAGGCTATAGATACTCCGCTCCAATTCTACATGGACGGCGTTCACGGCTGCTATATGATTAATAACGTATTTGAAGGGAAATTGCTGTTCCTCTGCAACGATGATTTTACCGAGGACCTCAACGAGAATGGCGTTACGGATGAGTATGAAGAGCGTGAATCAAAATATGTTGTCATCTACGATAATGAGTTCGTTAAGGATACATGGGATCCGATGTCGTTTACTGGTTCTAACCTTCTCTTCAAGAAGAATCATCTGCCTATCAATATAGTAACAATTGCTACATGCACTACCCGTTACTCACATCAGGCCCCTGATCTTGTTTATGAATTTTTCAACTTAAATTTCCTCGAGAATGATATAAAGAGCGTCGGCACCACTCTGGTCAGGCTGAATAATAACTCAAACCCGGCCCCGGAAGAGTATTCAGATCCGCTCATGGGCTATATAAACATTGAAGACAACTACGTAGGCAGCAATCCAACTGATGATGCATATCTTATAGTTGAACCTCCGGTTATGGAAAGCACTATTACAGTTAATGGTAACATGTATGGTCAGCCTTGGCCTCCGGTTGAGCCTGATACACAGGCTCCAACTGCACCATCTGGTCTGAGTGTAACGAATGTTTCTAGTTCAAGTGCTGCACTTTCATGGAGTGCTTCGACAGATAACATCGCTGTAGAAGGTTACAAGGTTTACCGGGACGGTGTTTATATTGATTCTACAAGCTCTACAAGCTATATAGACAGCTCTCTAAACCCTGAAACCGCTTACAGTTATTCAGTTTCAGCATTTGATGCAGCAGATAATGATTCCAATCTGAGTAATTCAGTAAATGCTCAAACCGAATCTGCGGATACCCAAAAGCCGCGGGTAGTCGTGATGACAGATTTTGGAAGGCTTACGAGTGAAGGTGATGCTTGGATAGGCGATCCTGATGATTACCAGTCTATGACGCGCCTTTTGCTGTACAGTAATATGATAGATTTGCAGGGGCTTATTTGTGTAACAAGCACAAGTGTGAAATATGATTTATATCCTGATGAGCTCAAAACGCATATTGATGCATATGGTCAGGTGAAAGACAATTTACTGCTTCATGAGAGCGGTTTCCCAACTGCGGGATATCTAAAGAGTATAGTAAAAAGCGGTAATGTTGATTCGAGTGTTTACGGTATGGATGCCGTAGGTTCGGGAAAAAGCTCAGAAGGCTCAGACTGGATAATTTCTCTTGTAGATTCGGATGACCCGAGGCCGTTGTACATTTTGGCATGGGGCGGCACTAACACACTTGCGCAGGCCCTTTGGGATGTGCAGGCAAACCGCAGTCAAGCTGAGCTGAATGAATTCCTCAGCAAAATTCGTGTTTATCCTATTGCAAAGCAGGACGGTTCTTATAACTGGTTAGTAAGTAACTTTGTTCAAGCCGGCGATCCTGACAAGCAGCTTTTCTGGATTGATGGCGCTGCGGGTGCATGGAAAGGTATTTCAGCCGGTCCGAGTACTATTTTTGATGTCCAGGGAGGCGATGAGAGCCTGGTTTCTCATCAATGGATTGACGATAATATAAGAAATAAAGGCGCTTTGGGTGTTCCGCAAAGATACCCTTATCATACCTATATAATGGAAGGTGATACGCCCTCGTTTATGTATATGCTGCCTGTAGGGATTGGTGATCCTGAGCGTCCTGAGCTTGGAGGATGGGGCGGAAGATACAGCTCCGACGGGCCTTTGCATACCGCCGAGATCGATACCGTAAATGGAATATCTGAAATCTACGCCAGCGTCTGGCGATGGAGGCAGGCTTACCAGAATGATTTCTCAGCCAGGATGGACTGGTGTGTTGAATCATATAATCTTGCTAATCATCCGCCGGAGGTAGAGGTTGAGGCTGCTCTGGAGAGGACAGTGAACCAAGGGGATCTGGTAGCTTTCGATGCCCAAAACAGCTACGATCCGGACAGCGACAACTTAAATTACCAATGGTACAGGTACTCTGAAGCAGATACCTATTCCGGTTCAATCAATATAAGCAATCCTGATACTGCGACTGCAAGTTTTACTGCCCCCGGAGTCAGCAGTACTGAGACAATTAATATCATTTTGGCCGTAACTGATAATGGTTCGCCAAACCTGACGAGATATAAACAATTCGTAATAACTGTTAATCCTTAA
- a CDS encoding substrate-binding domain-containing protein, with the protein MDQTLTQDGHQEELKSSRTLQDRVQKYLIEEVRRGNLREGDRVPTIKEVSNILNVSTKVAFLAVKDMRDKGWFEKVSDRKQVIARGVERLLLNQPVKLAFASCGNGHILRGVYQTIFNHLQEMLDDSNAEIECLLEMDPHSKEIPEKPFDAMIVSDWEPNQLRDYVSGPIIGLDTWEELELDYLVKTDHFHGGEMAARHLYESGRRSVVYWDLVEKRSRIYSGTDYRRLGFQKAWIDCGGHLSDIKVLPVLAGDEKVSSYADYAKEADAYFFTCDFWALQAWEEFKEIGIRVPEDVAFMGFDGSYEALKHDPPLSTMEQPCEDIAKKVLQIVNSTVLKGEEIPKEEVLVPPRLRIGGST; encoded by the coding sequence ATGGATCAGACTTTAACACAAGATGGACACCAAGAGGAATTGAAATCTTCAAGGACTCTGCAGGATCGTGTGCAAAAATATCTTATCGAGGAGGTGAGAAGAGGTAATCTCAGAGAAGGCGATAGAGTGCCTACCATCAAAGAGGTTTCCAATATTCTTAACGTGAGCACCAAGGTGGCTTTTCTCGCTGTAAAAGATATGCGTGATAAGGGGTGGTTTGAAAAAGTCTCCGATCGTAAGCAAGTAATAGCACGGGGTGTTGAGCGGCTTTTGCTAAACCAGCCGGTTAAACTGGCTTTTGCAAGCTGCGGAAACGGCCATATCCTCAGAGGGGTTTATCAAACTATTTTCAATCATTTGCAGGAAATGCTTGATGATTCAAATGCAGAAATTGAGTGCCTCCTTGAGATGGACCCTCATTCAAAGGAAATTCCGGAAAAGCCTTTTGATGCGATGATCGTTTCAGATTGGGAGCCCAACCAATTACGAGATTATGTTAGCGGTCCGATTATCGGCCTTGATACTTGGGAAGAGCTTGAGTTGGATTACCTTGTAAAGACAGACCACTTTCACGGCGGCGAAATGGCAGCAAGACATTTGTATGAAAGCGGCAGACGAAGTGTTGTTTATTGGGATCTGGTGGAAAAAAGATCACGGATCTACAGCGGTACTGATTATCGTCGTCTTGGTTTTCAAAAGGCCTGGATAGATTGCGGCGGGCATTTGTCAGATATAAAAGTCCTGCCTGTTCTGGCTGGTGATGAAAAAGTTTCTTCGTATGCCGATTACGCAAAAGAGGCGGATGCATATTTCTTTACTTGTGATTTCTGGGCGTTACAGGCCTGGGAGGAATTTAAAGAAATAGGAATACGGGTGCCGGAAGATGTAGCATTTATGGGTTTCGACGGCAGCTATGAAGCATTGAAGCATGACCCTCCATTGAGCACGATGGAGCAGCCATGTGAAGATATTGCCAAAAAGGTGCTTCAGATTGTCAACAGCACTGTTTTGAAGGGCGAAGAAATCCCTAAAGAAGAAGTTCTTGTTCCGCCCAGGTTACGTATTGGCGGCTCTACATAA
- a CDS encoding GH1 family beta-glucosidase, producing the protein MENTKKFPANFVWGTATASYQIEGARSQDGKGDSVWDMFCNKPDAIWENQKGDVACDHYNRYKEDVALMHQLGYKSYRFSISWPRVFPEGTGMLNEKGISFYERLVDELLAKDIEPYITLFHWDYPYELYRRGGWLNPQSPDWFAEYAKAVVERLSDRVSNWITMNEPQIFLGKGHLDGINAPGDKLGFAQFLQAAHNTLVAHGKAVQVIRSFAKKTPNVGYAPVGIIKIPSTNSKEDIEAARQAMFSVEEIGYWNNSWWTDPVLTGRYPEDGVKTFEEYLPDIDLKDMEIISQDIDFLGLNIYNGRETEMGPDSKPQPAEREMGYGLTSFDWPVTPSCLYWGPKFFYEKYNKPIYITENGMANNDWVMLDGKVHDTQRIDFLKRYILELHRAIEEGVDIRGYFLWSLMDNFEWAEGVKQRLGLIYTDYTTLQRIPKDSAYWYKELIETNGESLFK; encoded by the coding sequence ATGGAAAACACAAAAAAATTCCCCGCCAATTTTGTCTGGGGCACAGCCACAGCTTCTTATCAGATTGAAGGAGCACGTTCACAAGACGGCAAAGGCGATTCTGTATGGGACATGTTTTGCAATAAACCAGATGCTATCTGGGAAAATCAGAAAGGCGACGTGGCCTGCGACCATTACAATCGCTACAAGGAAGACGTTGCGCTAATGCATCAACTTGGGTATAAATCTTACAGGTTTTCCATTTCCTGGCCGCGCGTTTTTCCGGAAGGCACTGGGATGCTGAATGAAAAAGGGATTTCATTTTACGAGAGATTAGTTGACGAACTTCTCGCAAAGGACATTGAGCCCTATATTACCCTTTTTCACTGGGATTATCCTTATGAACTCTACCGCCGCGGCGGATGGCTAAACCCTCAGAGCCCTGACTGGTTCGCTGAATACGCCAAAGCAGTTGTAGAGCGATTGTCGGACCGAGTAAGCAATTGGATTACAATGAATGAGCCTCAAATCTTTTTGGGAAAGGGGCATCTTGATGGAATTAATGCACCGGGCGATAAACTCGGATTTGCTCAATTCCTTCAGGCAGCTCATAATACACTTGTTGCCCATGGCAAAGCCGTGCAGGTTATACGATCATTTGCTAAAAAAACACCCAATGTCGGATATGCGCCTGTAGGAATAATAAAAATTCCTTCAACTAACAGCAAAGAAGATATTGAAGCAGCAAGACAGGCCATGTTTTCGGTTGAAGAAATCGGATACTGGAACAACTCATGGTGGACTGATCCGGTTTTAACAGGCAGATATCCAGAGGACGGAGTGAAAACTTTCGAGGAATATCTGCCTGATATTGACTTAAAGGATATGGAAATCATTTCACAAGACATAGATTTTCTGGGTCTTAATATTTATAACGGGAGAGAAACAGAAATGGGTCCGGATTCAAAACCACAGCCTGCCGAAAGAGAGATGGGTTACGGCCTTACCTCATTCGACTGGCCGGTAACACCATCCTGCCTTTACTGGGGGCCGAAGTTTTTCTATGAAAAGTATAATAAGCCCATATACATCACTGAAAACGGTATGGCGAATAACGACTGGGTTATGCTCGACGGCAAAGTCCACGACACTCAAAGGATTGATTTCCTTAAAAGATACATCCTTGAATTACATAGGGCAATCGAAGAAGGGGTGGATATAAGAGGTTACTTCTTATGGTCTTTGATGGACAACTTTGAATGGGCAGAAGGCGTAAAACAGAGGCTCGGCCTTATCTACACTGACTATACCACCTTGCAAAGAATTCCGAAGGATTCGGCATACTGGTACAAAGAATTAATTGAGACGAACGGGGAATCTCTTTTCAAATAA
- a CDS encoding sodium:solute symporter family protein, with product MHLIDWMIIIVSVLTVLLIAGTTRKYMQGVADFLAAGRVGGRYMLCIAEGIAWLGAVSIIAGFETGYKAGFTSLWWQQIHVPILLLISLSGWIIYRYRETRALTLAQFFEMRYSRRFRIFAGILQWVAGIINMGIFPAVTARFFVYFCNLPLELTLGSVTFPTYWLVMFFLLISALTLLLFSGQIGVLVTDFVQGSFTNIGFVCLTIFFFFFMFGDWSFIVDTLIDDNPEMINPMLTNKVEDFNIWFYLIAGFSLVYNHMAWQGSQGYNASAKSPHEARMARIIANWRGVPNMVFFAVLPICAFVYMNNPEFSQGAEVIQQSVSENVDNEALTNQVKVTLAISRMLPTGLMGMFAATMMLASISTLNTYMHSWGSIFVQDVLIPIRNKPFNAKKHIWALRGSILFVALFVFCFGMLYKQTEDILLFFGLTGAIVLGGAGSVIIGGLYWRKGTTPAAYSAMIVGAVLSLGKIILDQEALFTKLRDYMISKMPATVSSINSYVSNHFPDIIEKHGMFESWLRIPINGQWMFAVAMASAILTYIMVSLLTCKGNFNLEKMLHRGKYKIESDQSTREKPQRGLKIFGVTEEFSKTDKFIYFITIFWSMGWMAVFLVGTAYALISGNTTTMGWAKFWQLQFWILIAVSVIVSIWLLIGGIKNMIEMFSDLKTLKRNDLDDGRVINSHNLSDEAKPTSNDGSQGQ from the coding sequence ATGCATCTAATTGACTGGATGATAATTATTGTATCAGTTCTTACCGTACTTTTAATCGCAGGTACAACTAGAAAATATATGCAGGGCGTTGCAGACTTTCTTGCCGCAGGCAGAGTAGGCGGCAGATATATGCTGTGTATAGCCGAAGGAATAGCATGGCTTGGAGCTGTTTCAATTATAGCTGGATTTGAGACTGGTTACAAAGCCGGTTTTACATCCTTGTGGTGGCAGCAGATTCACGTTCCAATATTACTGCTGATCTCATTATCGGGCTGGATTATATACCGATACAGGGAAACAAGAGCTCTGACTCTTGCCCAGTTCTTTGAAATGAGATACAGCAGACGTTTCAGAATATTTGCCGGAATTCTGCAATGGGTTGCAGGCATTATCAACATGGGTATTTTCCCTGCTGTAACGGCACGGTTTTTCGTTTACTTCTGCAACCTGCCTTTAGAGCTCACTCTTGGCTCTGTTACATTTCCAACTTACTGGCTGGTAATGTTTTTCCTGCTGATTTCTGCATTAACACTGCTTCTGTTCAGTGGACAGATCGGTGTGCTTGTAACAGACTTTGTTCAGGGCTCTTTTACAAACATAGGGTTTGTCTGCCTTACAATTTTCTTTTTCTTCTTCATGTTCGGCGACTGGTCATTTATCGTTGATACTTTGATTGATGATAACCCCGAAATGATAAACCCGATGCTGACGAACAAAGTCGAAGATTTTAATATCTGGTTCTATCTTATCGCAGGCTTCAGCCTCGTTTACAATCACATGGCATGGCAGGGCTCGCAGGGATATAACGCCTCAGCCAAAAGCCCTCATGAAGCCAGAATGGCACGTATTATAGCCAACTGGCGAGGTGTCCCTAACATGGTCTTCTTTGCTGTATTACCGATTTGTGCATTTGTATATATGAACAACCCTGAGTTTTCTCAAGGTGCTGAGGTTATACAACAATCTGTGTCTGAGAACGTCGATAACGAAGCACTGACAAATCAGGTAAAAGTTACCCTTGCCATATCCCGAATGCTTCCAACAGGCCTTATGGGGATGTTCGCAGCCACAATGATGCTTGCTTCAATCAGCACCCTGAATACATACATGCATTCTTGGGGCAGTATTTTTGTTCAGGACGTACTTATTCCGATAAGAAACAAACCTTTCAATGCCAAAAAACATATTTGGGCTCTGAGGGGATCAATACTTTTTGTAGCACTGTTTGTATTCTGTTTCGGGATGTTATACAAGCAGACAGAAGACATACTTCTGTTTTTCGGGCTCACCGGTGCTATAGTTTTAGGAGGAGCAGGTTCAGTAATAATCGGTGGTTTGTACTGGCGAAAAGGCACAACTCCCGCAGCTTATTCAGCAATGATAGTTGGAGCCGTGCTTTCTCTTGGCAAAATAATACTGGACCAGGAAGCTCTCTTCACAAAACTTCGAGACTATATGATCTCTAAAATGCCTGCCACTGTTTCAAGCATCAACAGCTATGTCTCAAATCATTTCCCTGATATAATTGAAAAACACGGCATGTTCGAGAGCTGGCTCAGGATTCCAATTAACGGCCAATGGATGTTTGCTGTGGCAATGGCTTCGGCAATACTTACATATATTATGGTTTCTCTTCTTACCTGCAAAGGGAATTTCAATCTCGAAAAGATGCTCCACAGGGGCAAATACAAAATAGAATCTGACCAGTCCACCAGAGAAAAACCTCAACGCGGCCTGAAAATTTTTGGTGTCACAGAAGAATTTTCCAAAACAGATAAATTTATTTACTTTATAACAATATTCTGGTCTATGGGGTGGATGGCAGTATTTCTAGTTGGAACAGCGTACGCTTTGATCTCTGGCAATACAACGACTATGGGCTGGGCAAAATTCTGGCAGCTTCAGTTCTGGATATTAATTGCAGTATCCGTAATCGTGAGTATATGGCTTCTTATAGGCGGAATTAAAAATATGATAGAGATGTTCTCCGACCTCAAAACACTTAAGAGAAATGATCTGGATGACGGCAGGGTAATAAACAGTCATAATTTGAGCGATGAAGCCAAGCCAACTTCGAATGATGGCAGCCAAGGTCAGTAA
- a CDS encoding carbohydrate-binding family 9-like protein, which yields MKKTVNFVLLLSILLFGASCTVSEISAVKEKSYLVKRIDEPLQIDANWDKSVWQDIKPLTLGFYMGEKPEYFPTVKAKLAYDNDNIYVIFKVDDKYVKAVAESYNEPVCLDSCVEFFFTPGERIADGYFNLEANCAGTILMYHQLERGVKAKPMSEAKLDQIEIAHSMPGLVKEEIKTPITWTLEYRLPLSILESHSALTKPKSGAKWKANFYKCADNTSNPHWLTWSYVDKPQPDFHRPEYFGTLIFE from the coding sequence ATGAAAAAGACAGTAAATTTTGTTCTGCTTCTCTCAATACTTTTATTTGGAGCTTCGTGTACTGTGTCAGAAATATCCGCAGTTAAAGAAAAGTCATATTTGGTTAAACGCATTGACGAGCCTTTGCAAATTGATGCAAACTGGGATAAGTCTGTATGGCAGGATATTAAGCCGCTTACACTTGGATTTTATATGGGTGAGAAGCCTGAATACTTCCCAACTGTGAAGGCAAAGCTTGCCTATGACAACGATAATATATATGTCATATTCAAAGTTGACGACAAGTACGTTAAGGCCGTGGCTGAAAGTTATAACGAACCCGTCTGTCTGGACAGTTGTGTGGAATTCTTTTTCACTCCGGGCGAGCGAATCGCAGACGGCTATTTCAATCTGGAAGCCAACTGCGCAGGCACAATCCTGATGTACCACCAGCTCGAACGCGGCGTAAAGGCCAAGCCGATGAGCGAAGCAAAGCTCGATCAGATAGAAATAGCCCATTCAATGCCGGGCTTAGTAAAGGAAGAGATAAAGACGCCGATAACATGGACATTGGAATATCGCCTGCCTTTGAGCATACTGGAGAGCCATTCTGCATTAACCAAGCCTAAATCAGGGGCAAAATGGAAAGCTAACTTCTACAAATGCGCTGATAATACTTCTAATCCGCATTGGCTGACATGGTCTTATGTTGACAAGCCGCAGCCAGACTTCCACAGGCCTGAATACTTCGGAACGCTGATTTTTGAGTAA
- a CDS encoding AraC family transcriptional regulator: MKKKEQIEKKTHLALEGSVNDEKSKYFFFDTRPDTEEKLAVVFGGYEQCAPDFEIQRRTYPYYVLELPIRGECFFEIGSQNYNLKKGTIGAFAPGTPHHYRCNQDYPMEHIFIAFTGTYASELFETAGFGKGKVVKVTNFSRIDFLTEVILEKGLEEMELSPRLCSLYLEAIILEQALSFSPSEKKQTLALEKYRKCKKYIDSSFSEILSPVDVAVACSVNIRYMSRLFRRYSNTTPQQYIMRLKLNKAASILLKSNLTVREVGYEVGFEDPYHFSRNFKKFYGISPLHFRNTHIGDL; the protein is encoded by the coding sequence ATGAAAAAGAAAGAGCAAATAGAAAAGAAAACGCATCTCGCACTTGAGGGAAGCGTAAATGATGAGAAGTCAAAATATTTCTTTTTTGACACAAGGCCGGATACAGAAGAGAAGCTGGCTGTTGTATTTGGTGGATATGAACAATGCGCTCCTGACTTTGAGATACAGAGGAGAACCTATCCGTATTATGTCTTAGAGTTACCAATCAGAGGCGAATGCTTTTTTGAAATTGGTTCGCAGAATTATAATCTTAAAAAGGGCACGATAGGTGCTTTTGCTCCGGGTACCCCTCACCACTACCGTTGCAATCAGGATTATCCGATGGAGCATATCTTTATAGCATTCACCGGAACTTACGCAAGTGAGCTGTTCGAAACCGCAGGATTCGGCAAAGGAAAAGTAGTCAAAGTTACAAACTTTTCCCGAATCGACTTTCTAACGGAAGTGATCCTTGAGAAGGGGTTAGAAGAGATGGAACTTTCGCCAAGACTATGCAGTTTGTATCTTGAAGCTATCATCCTTGAGCAAGCGTTAAGCTTTTCCCCCTCCGAAAAAAAACAAACTTTAGCCCTTGAAAAATACAGGAAGTGTAAAAAGTACATTGACAGCAGCTTCTCTGAAATCCTTTCCCCTGTTGATGTCGCTGTTGCGTGTTCTGTCAACATACGGTATATGTCGAGATTGTTCAGGAGGTACTCAAACACTACGCCCCAGCAATACATTATGAGGCTCAAGCTGAACAAGGCTGCAAGCATACTGTTAAAGTCAAACCTGACAGTTCGCGAGGTGGGGTATGAAGTAGGATTTGAAGACCCTTACCACTTCTCAAGAAACTTCAAAAAGTTTTACGGGATCTCCCCGCTTCATTTCAGAAACACCCACATCGGAGACTTGTGA